A window of the Streptomyces sp. Ag109_O5-10 genome harbors these coding sequences:
- a CDS encoding cell division protein SepF, which produces MAGAMRKMAVYLGLVEDDGYDGRGFDPDDDFEPELDPEPERDHRRHEPSHQSHGSHQSQRDDSVRVVQPSPPREPVSHSAALPAESGRPARIAPVASITQERASLEKNAPVIMPKVVSEREPYRITTLHPRTYNEARTIGEHFREGTPVIMNLTEMDDTDAKRLVDFAAGLVFGLHGSIERVTQKVFLLSPANVDVTAEDKARIAEGGFFNQS; this is translated from the coding sequence ATGGCCGGCGCGATGCGCAAGATGGCGGTCTACCTCGGCCTCGTGGAGGACGATGGGTACGACGGCCGCGGATTCGACCCCGATGACGACTTCGAGCCCGAACTGGACCCGGAGCCCGAGCGGGATCATCGACGGCACGAGCCGTCACACCAGTCCCACGGTTCACACCAGTCCCAAAGGGACGATTCGGTACGAGTGGTACAGCCGTCGCCCCCCCGCGAGCCGGTGTCGCATTCCGCGGCGCTGCCCGCGGAATCGGGGCGCCCGGCGCGCATCGCCCCCGTGGCGTCCATCACACAAGAACGCGCGAGCCTGGAGAAGAACGCACCGGTGATCATGCCCAAGGTCGTGTCGGAACGAGAGCCTTACCGGATCACCACGCTTCACCCCCGGACCTACAACGAGGCCCGTACCATCGGGGAACACTTCCGTGAGGGCACGCCGGTGATCATGAATCTGACTGAGATGGATGACACAGACGCGAAGCGACTTGTCGACTTTGCGGCCGGTTTGGTGTTTGGTCTTCACGGCAGCATCGAGCGGGTGACGCAGAAGGTGTTCCTGTTGTCGCCTGCTAACGTCGATGTCACGGCGGAGGACAAGGCCCGCATCGCAGAGGGCGGGTTCTTCAACCAGAGCTGA
- a CDS encoding YggT family protein: protein MSVFLDVIYIALMCFLIVLIFRLVMDYVFQFARSWQPGKAMVVVLEATYTVTDPPLKLLRRFIPPLRLGGVALDLSFFVLMIIVYILIAIVGRL, encoded by the coding sequence ATGAGCGTGTTCCTGGATGTGATCTACATCGCGCTGATGTGCTTCCTCATCGTGCTCATCTTCCGGTTGGTCATGGACTACGTGTTCCAGTTCGCCCGCTCATGGCAACCCGGCAAGGCGATGGTGGTCGTACTTGAGGCCACCTACACTGTCACCGATCCACCGCTCAAGCTTCTGCGGCGGTTCATTCCGCCGCTGCGTCTCGGGGGCGTGGCGCTCGACCTGTCCTTCTTCGTACTGATGATCATCGTCTACATCCTGATCGCGATCGTTGGTCGGCTGTGA
- a CDS encoding DivIVA domain-containing protein, which yields MPLTPEDVRNKQFTTVRLREGYDEDEVDAFLDEVEAELTRLLRENEDLRAKLAAATRAAAQNQQNMRKPPEQDQQGGMPQQGGMPQQGMPQGMPQQGMRGPGAPVPAGISGPPQQQMGGPMGGPPQLPSGAPQLPAGPSGQGGPQGPGPMGQGPMGQGPGQMGQGQMGQGPMGQGPMGQGPMGQGPMGQGPMGQGMGPMGGQPPMQQQMGGPMGGPMGGPMGGPGQGPGGDSAARVLSLAQQTADQAIAEARSEANKIVGEARSRAEGLERDARAKADALERDAQEKHRVAMGSLESARATLERKVEDLRGFEREYRTRLKSYLESQLRQLETQADDSLAPPRTPATASLPPSPAPSMAPAGASAPSYGGNPSMGGPSPAGPSYGGQQQMTPAMTQPMAPVRPQGPSPMGQAPSPMRGFLIDEDDN from the coding sequence ATGCCGTTGACCCCCGAGGACGTGCGGAACAAGCAGTTCACGACCGTCCGCCTCCGAGAAGGCTATGACGAGGACGAGGTCGATGCCTTCCTCGATGAGGTCGAAGCCGAACTGACGCGCCTGCTCCGCGAGAACGAGGACCTGCGCGCCAAGCTGGCCGCGGCCACGCGTGCTGCTGCCCAGAACCAGCAGAACATGCGCAAGCCTCCGGAGCAGGACCAGCAGGGCGGGATGCCCCAGCAGGGCGGGATGCCGCAGCAGGGCATGCCTCAGGGCATGCCGCAGCAGGGCATGCGAGGTCCCGGCGCTCCGGTGCCCGCCGGCATATCGGGCCCGCCGCAGCAGCAGATGGGTGGCCCCATGGGCGGTCCCCCGCAGCTGCCGAGCGGTGCCCCGCAGCTGCCGGCCGGCCCCAGTGGCCAGGGCGGTCCGCAGGGTCCCGGCCCGATGGGCCAGGGTCCGATGGGCCAGGGTCCCGGTCAGATGGGTCAGGGTCAGATGGGCCAGGGCCCGATGGGTCAGGGTCCGATGGGCCAGGGCCCGATGGGTCAGGGCCCGATGGGTCAGGGTCCGATGGGCCAGGGCATGGGCCCGATGGGTGGCCAGCCCCCCATGCAGCAGCAGATGGGTGGCCCGATGGGCGGCCCCATGGGCGGTCCGATGGGCGGCCCCGGTCAGGGCCCCGGTGGCGACAGCGCCGCCCGTGTCCTCTCGCTGGCCCAGCAGACCGCCGACCAGGCGATCGCCGAGGCCCGCTCCGAGGCCAACAAGATCGTCGGCGAGGCCCGCAGCCGCGCCGAGGGTCTGGAGCGCGACGCCCGTGCCAAGGCCGACGCGCTGGAGCGGGACGCGCAGGAGAAGCACCGCGTCGCCATGGGCTCCCTGGAGTCCGCGCGCGCCACGCTGGAGCGCAAGGTCGAGGACCTGCGCGGCTTCGAGCGCGAGTACCGCACGCGTCTGAAGTCGTACCTGGAGTCGCAGCTGCGTCAGCTGGAGACCCAGGCCGACGACTCCCTGGCGCCGCCGCGCACCCCGGCCACGGCCTCCCTCCCGCCGTCCCCGGCGCCCTCCATGGCCCCGGCCGGCGCGAGCGCCCCGTCCTACGGCGGCAACCCGTCGATGGGTGGCCCGTCCCCCGCCGGCCCGTCCTACGGCGGCCAGCAGCAGATGACGCCGGCGATGACCCAGCCGATGGCACCGGTACGCCCGCAGGGCCCCTCT